From Cervus canadensis isolate Bull #8, Minnesota chromosome 28, ASM1932006v1, whole genome shotgun sequence, one genomic window encodes:
- the LOC122429458 gene encoding patatin-like phospholipase domain-containing protein 4: MRWPTRLHISITKTKTRENYLVFSFPSGGAGKVSGWRLHQTPFHPVGQMVTIPPFPGRLDISLRDKGQLDLYINIANQDIPFRANWVRLNQALFPSSKRMMESLYQHGPDDG; encoded by the exons ATGAGATGGCCCACCAGACTGCATATCTCCATTACCAAGACAAAGACCAGAGAAAACTATTTAGTCTTCAGTTTTCCCTCCGGCGGGGCGGGGA AAGTGAGTGGATGGAGGCTTCACCAAACACCTTTCCATCCTGTAGGCCAGATGGTGACCATCCCACCATTCCCTGGTCGACTGGACATCTCCCTGCGGGACAAAGGGCAGCTGGATCTCTATATTAATATTGCTAACCAGGACATACCGTTCAGGGCAAACTGGGTGAGGCTTAACCAAGCCCTTTTTCCGTCAAGCAAGAGGATGATGGAATCACTGTATCAACATGGTCCTGATGATGGATGA